AGATCGATGATCTCGTGGGAACGGTCTGTATTGTATTCCTGGTTGATGATGGTGTGGAACTTTCTTCCATTGAGGATCTTGTCTACATAATATTCGATCACCTTTTCGATCTTTTCCCAGGAGCTCAGCTTCGTATTCTTCACCATATCCTCCAGCAGTTCAGAGCTGGAAGCGAAGCGCTGTTCGATGAGCACCAGCAGGAGCTTTTCCTTTGACCCGAAATAATAAGAGATCATGGCAAGGTTCACATCTGCTTTCTGTGCAATATCACGCACCGAAGTGCCATCGAATCCTTTCTCGGCAAACAGCTCTTCTGCTGCATTGATGAGTTGCTCCCTTTTATCTG
This portion of the Pseudobacter ginsenosidimutans genome encodes:
- a CDS encoding TetR/AcrR family transcriptional regulator, producing MTSAEKTDKREQLINAAEELFAEKGFDGTSVRDIAQKADVNLAMISYYFGSKEKLLLVLIEQRFASSSELLEDMVKNTKLSSWEKIEKVIEYYVDKILNGRKFHTIINQEYNTDRSHEIIDLITSIKMKNFTLIRQLIDEGIKKKEFRKIDPEMTMASMMGTINSVINSKNIYCALFKIDRENEAEYLAKMKPRLKDHLRLMIRAHLTTE